ACTTTTTGTTCTGGTTGGGGCTTCAAATTGGGTTTTAGCCGACTCTTCTGAGTCTCAGGTTATTTACTTAATACGCCATGCAGAAAAAGAGAAAGGGCCCGGGGTGGGTCGCGACCCTCATTTGACTGAGGCGGGCCGGCAGCGTGCACGGCAACTCGCCTATATTCTTGGGGGAGTGGGTATAGATGCTATCTATAGCACTGACTACAACCGCACCCGGGAAACGGTTGAGCCTCTGTCAAAAGAGCTGGGGCTTGAAGTGGAAATTTATAACCCCAGAGATTTAAAAGAATTTGCTAACTCTTTGCAGCAGGCGGGAAATCGAATTTTAGTGGTTGGGCACAGCAATACCACTCCAAAACTGGCGGAATTGCTCGGCGGTGAAAAAGGGCGACCTATTCGAGAGGCTAGTGAGTTTGACCGACTCTATATCCTTGTGCGTGATAATGAGGGGGTAACCACTTTGATACAGCGCTATGGCCCGATGAAATCCTCGCAGACAGAAAATGCAGTTTCAGAGTCACCTTAATTAATAATTTCTTTTATAAAACTATCGACTACCTGTGACGCCAGTCCGTGGCGGTGTTCCTTGAAGGCATCGCCGACACTACTGCGCTCTAGGTTCAACTCTATGGTGTGAGCTCCAGCCTGATTGGCACATTCGACAAATCCCGCTGCTGGGTAGACGTTTCCAGATGTGCCAATGCTGATGAATAGATCGCAATCGGATAACGCCTGATAGATAGCTTCCATTTCCAGAGGCATTTCTCCAAACCAGACCACATGGGGGCGAAGGTTTCCCGCC
This DNA window, taken from Microbulbifer sp. VAAF005, encodes the following:
- a CDS encoding phosphoglycerate mutase family protein, producing the protein MLSRLKLFIFCTLFVLVGASNWVLADSSESQVIYLIRHAEKEKGPGVGRDPHLTEAGRQRARQLAYILGGVGIDAIYSTDYNRTRETVEPLSKELGLEVEIYNPRDLKEFANSLQQAGNRILVVGHSNTTPKLAELLGGEKGRPIREASEFDRLYILVRDNEGVTTLIQRYGPMKSSQTENAVSESP